GAGCGTTTCAAATGAGTGCCGATCCGCGCCACTACGACATCGTCGTCTCCCCGGTGATCACCGAGAAGGCGACGAACCTGACCGAGCAGAACAAGGTCGTCTTCCGCGTCGCCCCCAAGGCGACCAAGCCTCAGATCAAGGAGGCGGTTGAGAAGCTGTTCGACGTGAAGGTCA
This window of the Methylobacterium tardum genome carries:
- a CDS encoding 50S ribosomal protein L23 gives rise to the protein MSADPRHYDIVVSPVITEKATNLTEQNKVVFRVAPKATKPQIKEAVEKLFDVKVTAVNTLVTKGKKKIFRGLRGQRSDVKKAIVTLAEGHSIDVTTGL